In Procambarus clarkii isolate CNS0578487 chromosome 82, FALCON_Pclarkii_2.0, whole genome shotgun sequence, one genomic interval encodes:
- the LOC123764331 gene encoding uncharacterized protein isoform X5, which produces MPLLHQPRGLLWSCISSTSEMVIAQTLSSPDHVQEVSTRMLLHKYLAPMLMQDVLGCVLRRLAIHHSAQASPTVISCLLRILLHPRITDLQLSDLSYVGSVELETLDKVELTLMKLLPSMTQLTQLNLSTHLNKITLPSCSSGILEILGRSCPNLTLLNLNSNNRVSGEGLLHLYPTDNQPGCIKLEKLFIQDCSVDPEDVAMLIHFFPNLQIVGYKELGTSLQILKSQPKKFGRRRRRWQYCLKLTHVDNTSSRAQKCDGEIVDFVCETCPDIENLKVRVCDEDVEGLGNLAKLKHLELRFYTGVHHPIGRSTENYFKTHGCHLASLTIYCNRLHSNYVQIIAENCYNLTKLFLHANVSVVDRSLKNSCNKLQKLEVLSLRLGHDELIMSPTACDLVFFLLREAHYLQELYLLVRSHAVHHGFITKLLVINKLSHLKMLIADVARRTLSVPMLELTIETAFLLIDTCPHLQLLGNLICWNVTPEEVAELQSVTKMRNYNLTVIYTQSNKLNDKIRQ; this is translated from the exons ATGCCTCTTCTCCATCAACCAAGAGGGCTGCTTTGGTCTTGCATTAGCTCGACTAGTGAGATGGTTATAGCACAGACACTTTCTTCACCAGATCATGTGCAG GAGGTAAGCACACGCATGTTGCTTCACAAGTACCTGGCTCCCATGCTGATGCAGGATGTACTCGGTTGTGTCCTACGACGGCTTGCTATTCACCATTCAGCTCAAGCCTCGCCTACCGTCATTTCTTGTCTTTTGCGCATTCTTCTTCATCCTCG AATAACAGATCTCCAGCTCTCAGATCTAAGTTATGTTGGCTCTGTAGAATTAGAAACCTTGGATAAAGTAGAGTTAACATTGATGAAACTGTTGCCTTCTATGACACAGTTAACACAGTTAAACTTATCTACTCATCTGAACAAAATCACACTTCCATCATGCTCCTCTGGGATACTGGAAATCTTGGGACGCTCATGCCCTAACCTAACACTTCTGAACCTAAACAGTAACAACCGTGTAAGTGGAGAAGGATTGCTTCATCTGTATCCAACAGACAATCAACCTGGATGTATCAAGTTAGAAAAACTCTTTATTCAGGACTGTAGTGTTGATCCAGAAGATGTAGCAATGCTTATTCATTTTTTCCCAAATTTGCAAATAGTAGGGTACAAAGAACTTGGGACATCATTACAGATACTGAAATCACAGCCCAAAAAATTTGGTCGTAGAAGACGACGCTGGCAGTATTGCCTAAAGCTTACTCACGTTGATAATACTTCGTCAAGAGCACAAAAATGTGATGGTGAAATAGTGGATTTTGTATGTGAAACATGTCCAGATATAGAGAATTTAAAAGTCCGTGTGTGTGATGAAGATGTAGAAGGACTTGGAAATTTAGCCAAACTTAAGCACTTGGAGCTCCGCTTTTACACAGGAGTGCATCATCCCATTGGCCGCTCTACAGAAAACTACTTTAAGACCCATGGTTGTCATTTGGCGTCTCTCACAATATACTGCAACCGTCTACATTCTAACTATGTGCAGATTATAGCTGAAAACTGCTACAACTTGACAAAACTGTTCTTGCATGCAAATGTATCTGTTGTTGATAGATCACTCAAGAACAGCTGCAACAAGCTACAAAAGTTGGAG GTCTTGAGCTTACGATTAGGACATGACGAGCTTATCATGAGTCCCACAGCCTGTGACTTGGTATTTTTCTTACTGAGGGAAGCTCACTATCTTCAAGAGTTGTACTTATTGGTGCGCTCCCATGCTGTTCATCATGGTTTCATAACCAAGCTTTTGGTTATTAATAAACTTTCACATTTAAAG ATGTTAATAGCAGATGTTGCTCGGAGAACTTTATCAGTTCCAATGCTGGAGTTGACAATAGAGACTGCTTTCCTACTTATCGACACCTGCCCACATTTGCAACTATTGGGCAATTTAATTTGCTGGAATGTAACACCTGAAGAG
- the LOC123764331 gene encoding uncharacterized protein isoform X2, with protein MRNIESWCPKWKMPLLHQPRGLLWSCISSTSEMVIAQTLSSPDHVQEVSTRMLLHKYLAPMLMQDVLGCVLRRLAIHHSAQASPTVISCLLRILLHPRITDLQLSDLSYVGSVELETLDKVELTLMKLLPSMTQLTQLNLSTHLNKITLPSCSSGILEILGRSCPNLTLLNLNSNNRVSGEGLLHLYPTDNQPGCIKLEKLFIQDCSVDPEDVAMLIHFFPNLQIVGYKELGTSLQILKSQPKKFGRRRRRWQYCLKLTHVDNTSSRAQKCDGEIVDFVCETCPDIENLKVRVCDEDVEGLGNLAKLKHLELRFYTGVHHPIGRSTENYFKTHGCHLASLTIYCNRLHSNYVQIIAENCYNLTKLFLHANVSVVDRSLKNSCNKLQKLEVLSLRLGHDELIMSPTACDLVFFLLREAHYLQELYLLVRSHAVHHGFITKLLVINKLSHLKMLIADVARRTLSVPMLELTIETAFLLIDTCPHLQLLGNLICWNVTPEEVAELQSVTKMRNYNLTVIYTQSNKLNDKIRQ; from the exons GAAAATGCCTCTTCTCCATCAACCAAGAGGGCTGCTTTGGTCTTGCATTAGCTCGACTAGTGAGATGGTTATAGCACAGACACTTTCTTCACCAGATCATGTGCAG GAGGTAAGCACACGCATGTTGCTTCACAAGTACCTGGCTCCCATGCTGATGCAGGATGTACTCGGTTGTGTCCTACGACGGCTTGCTATTCACCATTCAGCTCAAGCCTCGCCTACCGTCATTTCTTGTCTTTTGCGCATTCTTCTTCATCCTCG AATAACAGATCTCCAGCTCTCAGATCTAAGTTATGTTGGCTCTGTAGAATTAGAAACCTTGGATAAAGTAGAGTTAACATTGATGAAACTGTTGCCTTCTATGACACAGTTAACACAGTTAAACTTATCTACTCATCTGAACAAAATCACACTTCCATCATGCTCCTCTGGGATACTGGAAATCTTGGGACGCTCATGCCCTAACCTAACACTTCTGAACCTAAACAGTAACAACCGTGTAAGTGGAGAAGGATTGCTTCATCTGTATCCAACAGACAATCAACCTGGATGTATCAAGTTAGAAAAACTCTTTATTCAGGACTGTAGTGTTGATCCAGAAGATGTAGCAATGCTTATTCATTTTTTCCCAAATTTGCAAATAGTAGGGTACAAAGAACTTGGGACATCATTACAGATACTGAAATCACAGCCCAAAAAATTTGGTCGTAGAAGACGACGCTGGCAGTATTGCCTAAAGCTTACTCACGTTGATAATACTTCGTCAAGAGCACAAAAATGTGATGGTGAAATAGTGGATTTTGTATGTGAAACATGTCCAGATATAGAGAATTTAAAAGTCCGTGTGTGTGATGAAGATGTAGAAGGACTTGGAAATTTAGCCAAACTTAAGCACTTGGAGCTCCGCTTTTACACAGGAGTGCATCATCCCATTGGCCGCTCTACAGAAAACTACTTTAAGACCCATGGTTGTCATTTGGCGTCTCTCACAATATACTGCAACCGTCTACATTCTAACTATGTGCAGATTATAGCTGAAAACTGCTACAACTTGACAAAACTGTTCTTGCATGCAAATGTATCTGTTGTTGATAGATCACTCAAGAACAGCTGCAACAAGCTACAAAAGTTGGAG GTCTTGAGCTTACGATTAGGACATGACGAGCTTATCATGAGTCCCACAGCCTGTGACTTGGTATTTTTCTTACTGAGGGAAGCTCACTATCTTCAAGAGTTGTACTTATTGGTGCGCTCCCATGCTGTTCATCATGGTTTCATAACCAAGCTTTTGGTTATTAATAAACTTTCACATTTAAAG ATGTTAATAGCAGATGTTGCTCGGAGAACTTTATCAGTTCCAATGCTGGAGTTGACAATAGAGACTGCTTTCCTACTTATCGACACCTGCCCACATTTGCAACTATTGGGCAATTTAATTTGCTGGAATGTAACACCTGAAGAG
- the LOC123764331 gene encoding uncharacterized protein isoform X6, protein MLSMYGVSCIRLHWKMPLLHQPRGLLWSCISSTSEMVIAQTLSSPDHVQEVSTRMLLHKYLAPMLMQDVLGCVLRRLAIHHSAQASPTVISCLLRILLHPRNNRVSGEGLLHLYPTDNQPGCIKLEKLFIQDCSVDPEDVAMLIHFFPNLQIVGYKELGTSLQILKSQPKKFGRRRRRWQYCLKLTHVDNTSSRAQKCDGEIVDFVCETCPDIENLKVRVCDEDVEGLGNLAKLKHLELRFYTGVHHPIGRSTENYFKTHGCHLASLTIYCNRLHSNYVQIIAENCYNLTKLFLHANVSVVDRSLKNSCNKLQKLEVLSLRLGHDELIMSPTACDLVFFLLREAHYLQELYLLVRSHAVHHGFITKLLVINKLSHLKMLIADVARRTLSVPMLELTIETAFLLIDTCPHLQLLGNLICWNVTPEEVAELQSVTKMRNYNLTVIYTQSNKLNDKIRQ, encoded by the exons GAAAATGCCTCTTCTCCATCAACCAAGAGGGCTGCTTTGGTCTTGCATTAGCTCGACTAGTGAGATGGTTATAGCACAGACACTTTCTTCACCAGATCATGTGCAG GAGGTAAGCACACGCATGTTGCTTCACAAGTACCTGGCTCCCATGCTGATGCAGGATGTACTCGGTTGTGTCCTACGACGGCTTGCTATTCACCATTCAGCTCAAGCCTCGCCTACCGTCATTTCTTGTCTTTTGCGCATTCTTCTTCATCCTCG TAACAACCGTGTAAGTGGAGAAGGATTGCTTCATCTGTATCCAACAGACAATCAACCTGGATGTATCAAGTTAGAAAAACTCTTTATTCAGGACTGTAGTGTTGATCCAGAAGATGTAGCAATGCTTATTCATTTTTTCCCAAATTTGCAAATAGTAGGGTACAAAGAACTTGGGACATCATTACAGATACTGAAATCACAGCCCAAAAAATTTGGTCGTAGAAGACGACGCTGGCAGTATTGCCTAAAGCTTACTCACGTTGATAATACTTCGTCAAGAGCACAAAAATGTGATGGTGAAATAGTGGATTTTGTATGTGAAACATGTCCAGATATAGAGAATTTAAAAGTCCGTGTGTGTGATGAAGATGTAGAAGGACTTGGAAATTTAGCCAAACTTAAGCACTTGGAGCTCCGCTTTTACACAGGAGTGCATCATCCCATTGGCCGCTCTACAGAAAACTACTTTAAGACCCATGGTTGTCATTTGGCGTCTCTCACAATATACTGCAACCGTCTACATTCTAACTATGTGCAGATTATAGCTGAAAACTGCTACAACTTGACAAAACTGTTCTTGCATGCAAATGTATCTGTTGTTGATAGATCACTCAAGAACAGCTGCAACAAGCTACAAAAGTTGGAG GTCTTGAGCTTACGATTAGGACATGACGAGCTTATCATGAGTCCCACAGCCTGTGACTTGGTATTTTTCTTACTGAGGGAAGCTCACTATCTTCAAGAGTTGTACTTATTGGTGCGCTCCCATGCTGTTCATCATGGTTTCATAACCAAGCTTTTGGTTATTAATAAACTTTCACATTTAAAG ATGTTAATAGCAGATGTTGCTCGGAGAACTTTATCAGTTCCAATGCTGGAGTTGACAATAGAGACTGCTTTCCTACTTATCGACACCTGCCCACATTTGCAACTATTGGGCAATTTAATTTGCTGGAATGTAACACCTGAAGAG
- the LOC123764331 gene encoding uncharacterized protein isoform X4 yields the protein MKMPLLHQPRGLLWSCISSTSEMVIAQTLSSPDHVQEVSTRMLLHKYLAPMLMQDVLGCVLRRLAIHHSAQASPTVISCLLRILLHPRITDLQLSDLSYVGSVELETLDKVELTLMKLLPSMTQLTQLNLSTHLNKITLPSCSSGILEILGRSCPNLTLLNLNSNNRVSGEGLLHLYPTDNQPGCIKLEKLFIQDCSVDPEDVAMLIHFFPNLQIVGYKELGTSLQILKSQPKKFGRRRRRWQYCLKLTHVDNTSSRAQKCDGEIVDFVCETCPDIENLKVRVCDEDVEGLGNLAKLKHLELRFYTGVHHPIGRSTENYFKTHGCHLASLTIYCNRLHSNYVQIIAENCYNLTKLFLHANVSVVDRSLKNSCNKLQKLEVLSLRLGHDELIMSPTACDLVFFLLREAHYLQELYLLVRSHAVHHGFITKLLVINKLSHLKMLIADVARRTLSVPMLELTIETAFLLIDTCPHLQLLGNLICWNVTPEEVAELQSVTKMRNYNLTVIYTQSNKLNDKIRQ from the exons GAAAATGCCTCTTCTCCATCAACCAAGAGGGCTGCTTTGGTCTTGCATTAGCTCGACTAGTGAGATGGTTATAGCACAGACACTTTCTTCACCAGATCATGTGCAG GAGGTAAGCACACGCATGTTGCTTCACAAGTACCTGGCTCCCATGCTGATGCAGGATGTACTCGGTTGTGTCCTACGACGGCTTGCTATTCACCATTCAGCTCAAGCCTCGCCTACCGTCATTTCTTGTCTTTTGCGCATTCTTCTTCATCCTCG AATAACAGATCTCCAGCTCTCAGATCTAAGTTATGTTGGCTCTGTAGAATTAGAAACCTTGGATAAAGTAGAGTTAACATTGATGAAACTGTTGCCTTCTATGACACAGTTAACACAGTTAAACTTATCTACTCATCTGAACAAAATCACACTTCCATCATGCTCCTCTGGGATACTGGAAATCTTGGGACGCTCATGCCCTAACCTAACACTTCTGAACCTAAACAGTAACAACCGTGTAAGTGGAGAAGGATTGCTTCATCTGTATCCAACAGACAATCAACCTGGATGTATCAAGTTAGAAAAACTCTTTATTCAGGACTGTAGTGTTGATCCAGAAGATGTAGCAATGCTTATTCATTTTTTCCCAAATTTGCAAATAGTAGGGTACAAAGAACTTGGGACATCATTACAGATACTGAAATCACAGCCCAAAAAATTTGGTCGTAGAAGACGACGCTGGCAGTATTGCCTAAAGCTTACTCACGTTGATAATACTTCGTCAAGAGCACAAAAATGTGATGGTGAAATAGTGGATTTTGTATGTGAAACATGTCCAGATATAGAGAATTTAAAAGTCCGTGTGTGTGATGAAGATGTAGAAGGACTTGGAAATTTAGCCAAACTTAAGCACTTGGAGCTCCGCTTTTACACAGGAGTGCATCATCCCATTGGCCGCTCTACAGAAAACTACTTTAAGACCCATGGTTGTCATTTGGCGTCTCTCACAATATACTGCAACCGTCTACATTCTAACTATGTGCAGATTATAGCTGAAAACTGCTACAACTTGACAAAACTGTTCTTGCATGCAAATGTATCTGTTGTTGATAGATCACTCAAGAACAGCTGCAACAAGCTACAAAAGTTGGAG GTCTTGAGCTTACGATTAGGACATGACGAGCTTATCATGAGTCCCACAGCCTGTGACTTGGTATTTTTCTTACTGAGGGAAGCTCACTATCTTCAAGAGTTGTACTTATTGGTGCGCTCCCATGCTGTTCATCATGGTTTCATAACCAAGCTTTTGGTTATTAATAAACTTTCACATTTAAAG ATGTTAATAGCAGATGTTGCTCGGAGAACTTTATCAGTTCCAATGCTGGAGTTGACAATAGAGACTGCTTTCCTACTTATCGACACCTGCCCACATTTGCAACTATTGGGCAATTTAATTTGCTGGAATGTAACACCTGAAGAG
- the LOC123764331 gene encoding uncharacterized protein isoform X1, with the protein MLSMYGVSCIRLHWKMPLLHQPRGLLWSCISSTSEMVIAQTLSSPDHVQEVSTRMLLHKYLAPMLMQDVLGCVLRRLAIHHSAQASPTVISCLLRILLHPRITDLQLSDLSYVGSVELETLDKVELTLMKLLPSMTQLTQLNLSTHLNKITLPSCSSGILEILGRSCPNLTLLNLNSNNRVSGEGLLHLYPTDNQPGCIKLEKLFIQDCSVDPEDVAMLIHFFPNLQIVGYKELGTSLQILKSQPKKFGRRRRRWQYCLKLTHVDNTSSRAQKCDGEIVDFVCETCPDIENLKVRVCDEDVEGLGNLAKLKHLELRFYTGVHHPIGRSTENYFKTHGCHLASLTIYCNRLHSNYVQIIAENCYNLTKLFLHANVSVVDRSLKNSCNKLQKLEVLSLRLGHDELIMSPTACDLVFFLLREAHYLQELYLLVRSHAVHHGFITKLLVINKLSHLKMLIADVARRTLSVPMLELTIETAFLLIDTCPHLQLLGNLICWNVTPEEVAELQSVTKMRNYNLTVIYTQSNKLNDKIRQ; encoded by the exons GAAAATGCCTCTTCTCCATCAACCAAGAGGGCTGCTTTGGTCTTGCATTAGCTCGACTAGTGAGATGGTTATAGCACAGACACTTTCTTCACCAGATCATGTGCAG GAGGTAAGCACACGCATGTTGCTTCACAAGTACCTGGCTCCCATGCTGATGCAGGATGTACTCGGTTGTGTCCTACGACGGCTTGCTATTCACCATTCAGCTCAAGCCTCGCCTACCGTCATTTCTTGTCTTTTGCGCATTCTTCTTCATCCTCG AATAACAGATCTCCAGCTCTCAGATCTAAGTTATGTTGGCTCTGTAGAATTAGAAACCTTGGATAAAGTAGAGTTAACATTGATGAAACTGTTGCCTTCTATGACACAGTTAACACAGTTAAACTTATCTACTCATCTGAACAAAATCACACTTCCATCATGCTCCTCTGGGATACTGGAAATCTTGGGACGCTCATGCCCTAACCTAACACTTCTGAACCTAAACAGTAACAACCGTGTAAGTGGAGAAGGATTGCTTCATCTGTATCCAACAGACAATCAACCTGGATGTATCAAGTTAGAAAAACTCTTTATTCAGGACTGTAGTGTTGATCCAGAAGATGTAGCAATGCTTATTCATTTTTTCCCAAATTTGCAAATAGTAGGGTACAAAGAACTTGGGACATCATTACAGATACTGAAATCACAGCCCAAAAAATTTGGTCGTAGAAGACGACGCTGGCAGTATTGCCTAAAGCTTACTCACGTTGATAATACTTCGTCAAGAGCACAAAAATGTGATGGTGAAATAGTGGATTTTGTATGTGAAACATGTCCAGATATAGAGAATTTAAAAGTCCGTGTGTGTGATGAAGATGTAGAAGGACTTGGAAATTTAGCCAAACTTAAGCACTTGGAGCTCCGCTTTTACACAGGAGTGCATCATCCCATTGGCCGCTCTACAGAAAACTACTTTAAGACCCATGGTTGTCATTTGGCGTCTCTCACAATATACTGCAACCGTCTACATTCTAACTATGTGCAGATTATAGCTGAAAACTGCTACAACTTGACAAAACTGTTCTTGCATGCAAATGTATCTGTTGTTGATAGATCACTCAAGAACAGCTGCAACAAGCTACAAAAGTTGGAG GTCTTGAGCTTACGATTAGGACATGACGAGCTTATCATGAGTCCCACAGCCTGTGACTTGGTATTTTTCTTACTGAGGGAAGCTCACTATCTTCAAGAGTTGTACTTATTGGTGCGCTCCCATGCTGTTCATCATGGTTTCATAACCAAGCTTTTGGTTATTAATAAACTTTCACATTTAAAG ATGTTAATAGCAGATGTTGCTCGGAGAACTTTATCAGTTCCAATGCTGGAGTTGACAATAGAGACTGCTTTCCTACTTATCGACACCTGCCCACATTTGCAACTATTGGGCAATTTAATTTGCTGGAATGTAACACCTGAAGAG
- the LOC123764331 gene encoding uncharacterized protein isoform X3 encodes MLSMKMPLLHQPRGLLWSCISSTSEMVIAQTLSSPDHVQEVSTRMLLHKYLAPMLMQDVLGCVLRRLAIHHSAQASPTVISCLLRILLHPRITDLQLSDLSYVGSVELETLDKVELTLMKLLPSMTQLTQLNLSTHLNKITLPSCSSGILEILGRSCPNLTLLNLNSNNRVSGEGLLHLYPTDNQPGCIKLEKLFIQDCSVDPEDVAMLIHFFPNLQIVGYKELGTSLQILKSQPKKFGRRRRRWQYCLKLTHVDNTSSRAQKCDGEIVDFVCETCPDIENLKVRVCDEDVEGLGNLAKLKHLELRFYTGVHHPIGRSTENYFKTHGCHLASLTIYCNRLHSNYVQIIAENCYNLTKLFLHANVSVVDRSLKNSCNKLQKLEVLSLRLGHDELIMSPTACDLVFFLLREAHYLQELYLLVRSHAVHHGFITKLLVINKLSHLKMLIADVARRTLSVPMLELTIETAFLLIDTCPHLQLLGNLICWNVTPEEVAELQSVTKMRNYNLTVIYTQSNKLNDKIRQ; translated from the exons GAAAATGCCTCTTCTCCATCAACCAAGAGGGCTGCTTTGGTCTTGCATTAGCTCGACTAGTGAGATGGTTATAGCACAGACACTTTCTTCACCAGATCATGTGCAG GAGGTAAGCACACGCATGTTGCTTCACAAGTACCTGGCTCCCATGCTGATGCAGGATGTACTCGGTTGTGTCCTACGACGGCTTGCTATTCACCATTCAGCTCAAGCCTCGCCTACCGTCATTTCTTGTCTTTTGCGCATTCTTCTTCATCCTCG AATAACAGATCTCCAGCTCTCAGATCTAAGTTATGTTGGCTCTGTAGAATTAGAAACCTTGGATAAAGTAGAGTTAACATTGATGAAACTGTTGCCTTCTATGACACAGTTAACACAGTTAAACTTATCTACTCATCTGAACAAAATCACACTTCCATCATGCTCCTCTGGGATACTGGAAATCTTGGGACGCTCATGCCCTAACCTAACACTTCTGAACCTAAACAGTAACAACCGTGTAAGTGGAGAAGGATTGCTTCATCTGTATCCAACAGACAATCAACCTGGATGTATCAAGTTAGAAAAACTCTTTATTCAGGACTGTAGTGTTGATCCAGAAGATGTAGCAATGCTTATTCATTTTTTCCCAAATTTGCAAATAGTAGGGTACAAAGAACTTGGGACATCATTACAGATACTGAAATCACAGCCCAAAAAATTTGGTCGTAGAAGACGACGCTGGCAGTATTGCCTAAAGCTTACTCACGTTGATAATACTTCGTCAAGAGCACAAAAATGTGATGGTGAAATAGTGGATTTTGTATGTGAAACATGTCCAGATATAGAGAATTTAAAAGTCCGTGTGTGTGATGAAGATGTAGAAGGACTTGGAAATTTAGCCAAACTTAAGCACTTGGAGCTCCGCTTTTACACAGGAGTGCATCATCCCATTGGCCGCTCTACAGAAAACTACTTTAAGACCCATGGTTGTCATTTGGCGTCTCTCACAATATACTGCAACCGTCTACATTCTAACTATGTGCAGATTATAGCTGAAAACTGCTACAACTTGACAAAACTGTTCTTGCATGCAAATGTATCTGTTGTTGATAGATCACTCAAGAACAGCTGCAACAAGCTACAAAAGTTGGAG GTCTTGAGCTTACGATTAGGACATGACGAGCTTATCATGAGTCCCACAGCCTGTGACTTGGTATTTTTCTTACTGAGGGAAGCTCACTATCTTCAAGAGTTGTACTTATTGGTGCGCTCCCATGCTGTTCATCATGGTTTCATAACCAAGCTTTTGGTTATTAATAAACTTTCACATTTAAAG ATGTTAATAGCAGATGTTGCTCGGAGAACTTTATCAGTTCCAATGCTGGAGTTGACAATAGAGACTGCTTTCCTACTTATCGACACCTGCCCACATTTGCAACTATTGGGCAATTTAATTTGCTGGAATGTAACACCTGAAGAG